In Pseudomonas fluorescens, a genomic segment contains:
- a CDS encoding GreA/GreB family elongation factor, which produces MSRAFVNEDNAAAQADLPVERQVSAQPNRLTAQGLAQLQTKVAQLQQAYSIESAKGEQADKQRQADLERDLRYFNQRVQSAQVVAPATSTDKVQIGSWVTFANEQDQQQRIQLVGEDQADAHAGLINWGSPLGRALLGAQVGDEVLWQRPVGDQLIEVVLIEPEA; this is translated from the coding sequence ATGAGCCGAGCTTTTGTAAACGAAGACAACGCAGCCGCCCAGGCCGATCTGCCGGTAGAACGCCAGGTCAGCGCGCAACCCAACCGCCTCACCGCGCAAGGGTTGGCGCAGTTGCAGACCAAGGTCGCGCAGTTGCAGCAGGCATACAGCATCGAATCCGCCAAGGGCGAACAGGCCGACAAGCAGCGCCAGGCTGACCTTGAGAGGGATTTGCGTTATTTCAACCAGCGGGTGCAGAGCGCCCAAGTGGTTGCGCCGGCCACTTCCACCGACAAGGTGCAGATCGGCAGCTGGGTCACCTTCGCCAATGAACAGGACCAACAACAACGCATCCAGCTGGTGGGCGAAGACCAGGCCGATGCCCACGCTGGCTTGATCAACTGGGGTTCGCCCCTGGGCCGCGCCTTGCTCGGCGCCCAGGTGGGCGACGAGGTACTGTGGCAGCGCCCCGTCGGCGACCAGTTGATCGAAGTAGTGCTTATCGAGCCCGAAGCCTAG
- a CDS encoding DUF3015 domain-containing protein, producing MKRILLGTLFTVVSLNAMAEAPGGPNCGWGNMLFEGQRGTPAHFLASTTNGTSGNATFGMTSGTNGCSTNSALTYGGKSWIAMNGMMNELSEDMAKGNGEALTTYAVVLGVAPEDREHFAAVTHEHFQQIFSKADVTADDVHNNTLAVLKSDARLAKYATQA from the coding sequence ATGAAACGGATCCTTCTCGGTACTCTCTTCACCGTCGTCTCCCTCAATGCAATGGCTGAAGCACCAGGCGGCCCGAACTGCGGTTGGGGCAACATGCTGTTTGAAGGCCAGCGCGGTACTCCAGCGCACTTCCTGGCGTCCACCACCAACGGTACTTCGGGTAACGCCACCTTCGGCATGACCTCGGGCACCAACGGTTGCAGCACCAACAGCGCCCTGACCTACGGCGGCAAGTCCTGGATTGCCATGAATGGCATGATGAACGAGCTGTCCGAAGACATGGCCAAGGGCAATGGTGAAGCACTGACCACCTACGCCGTGGTACTGGGCGTTGCCCCAGAAGATCGCGAACACTTCGCGGCCGTGACCCACGAGCACTTCCAGCAAATCTTCAGCAAGGCTGACGTCACCGCTGACGACGTGCACAACAACACCCTGGCTGTACTGAAAAGTGATGCCCGTCTGGCGAAATACGCTACCCAGGCTTAA
- a CDS encoding DUF4105 domain-containing protein yields MLKRFAWMALFACAPLYAAPHIDDQRLQQLANDPFWLSLGHYEAGKISGWRSYVSDKKFFLASDGAHHPDAELKATVEALYAPASLGEKHAQCVYPARTRWLKDQLQLTDLPALDCTEFKQWFKDVAPHSAVMIFPAAYLNSPSSMFGHTLLRIDQADVQSNNTALLSYAINFGAYIEGSDNSILYAWKGLMGGYPGLFALVPYQEKLSEYRSLENRDLWEYRLNLTEVETKRMVEHVWELKQIQFDYFFFDENCSYRLLELLQVARPGLRLTEQFPLTAIPTDTVKAVKEAGLVEKIDYRPSRERELLERAKPLDSDEQQWVLKVSDDQKQLQEPAFKALPRERQALIIDAAYRLGRYRANGLERDTERSQRSFELLRAINQNPAPDLKVERPGLPENGHESRTWQAGIGTRGDKTFGEYGLRMAYHDLNDNAEGFPLGAQIEILQMKLRQYEGNHWQLQQLDLATIRSLTPRNALLQPWSWQVTGGLERVPGKHDDETLVAHVNGGAGGTWQLSDDMLGFALGTVRVEHNNDFSEAISPAAGFNTGVLWKNPLGNLSLEAKGDFFTNGEVRRSLSLNQQWELSRNLGLRLSAQREYSHLSTPVNEVMLEVKWYHY; encoded by the coding sequence ATGCTCAAACGCTTTGCCTGGATGGCACTCTTCGCCTGCGCCCCGCTGTACGCGGCCCCGCACATTGATGACCAACGTTTGCAGCAACTGGCCAATGATCCGTTCTGGTTGTCCCTGGGCCATTACGAAGCCGGCAAGATCAGCGGCTGGCGCAGCTATGTCAGCGACAAGAAATTCTTCCTCGCATCCGACGGCGCCCACCACCCGGACGCCGAACTCAAGGCCACCGTTGAAGCGCTGTACGCTCCGGCCAGCCTGGGTGAAAAACACGCCCAATGCGTTTACCCCGCACGTACCCGCTGGCTCAAGGATCAGTTGCAACTGACCGACCTGCCAGCGCTGGACTGCACCGAATTCAAGCAATGGTTCAAGGATGTCGCCCCCCACAGCGCGGTGATGATCTTCCCGGCGGCCTACCTCAACAGCCCGTCCTCCATGTTCGGCCACACCTTGCTGCGCATCGACCAGGCGGATGTACAAAGCAACAACACCGCCCTGCTCAGCTACGCGATCAACTTCGGCGCCTATATCGAAGGCTCGGACAACAGCATCCTCTATGCCTGGAAGGGCCTGATGGGCGGCTACCCAGGCCTGTTCGCACTGGTGCCCTACCAGGAAAAACTCTCCGAATACCGCAGCCTGGAAAACCGTGACCTGTGGGAGTACCGCCTGAACCTCACTGAAGTCGAGACCAAGCGCATGGTCGAACACGTGTGGGAACTCAAGCAGATCCAGTTCGACTACTTCTTCTTCGACGAAAACTGCTCTTATCGCCTGCTCGAACTGCTGCAAGTGGCCCGACCCGGCCTGCGCCTGACTGAACAGTTCCCGCTCACCGCGATCCCGACCGACACGGTCAAGGCGGTGAAAGAGGCCGGGCTGGTCGAGAAAATCGACTACCGGCCGTCCCGTGAGCGCGAGCTGCTCGAACGCGCCAAGCCGCTGGACAGCGATGAACAGCAATGGGTACTGAAAGTCAGCGATGACCAGAAGCAATTGCAGGAGCCTGCGTTCAAAGCCCTGCCCCGCGAACGCCAGGCCCTGATCATCGACGCCGCCTACCGCCTTGGCCGCTACCGCGCCAACGGCCTGGAGCGCGACACCGAACGCTCCCAGCGCAGCTTCGAATTGCTGCGCGCGATCAACCAGAACCCCGCGCCCGACCTGAAGGTCGAGCGCCCCGGCCTGCCCGAGAACGGCCATGAGTCGCGCACCTGGCAGGCCGGCATCGGTACCCGGGGTGACAAGACCTTCGGCGAATACGGCCTGCGCATGGCCTACCACGACCTCAACGACAACGCAGAAGGTTTCCCTCTCGGCGCGCAGATTGAAATCCTGCAAATGAAACTGCGCCAGTACGAAGGCAACCACTGGCAACTGCAGCAACTGGACCTGGCCACCATCCGCTCGCTGACGCCTCGCAACGCGTTGCTGCAACCGTGGTCATGGCAAGTCACCGGCGGCCTGGAGCGCGTACCGGGCAAACACGACGACGAAACCCTCGTGGCCCACGTCAACGGTGGCGCCGGTGGCACCTGGCAACTGAGCGATGACATGCTCGGCTTTGCCCTTGGCACCGTGCGCGTGGAACACAACAACGACTTCAGCGAAGCCATCTCCCCCGCTGCCGGCTTCAATACTGGCGTGCTGTGGAAAAACCCGCTGGGCAACCTGAGCCTGGAAGCCAAGGGTGATTTCTTCACCAATGGCGAAGTGCGCCGCAGCCTCAGCTTGAACCAACAGTGGGAACTGTCACGCAACCTCGGCCTGCGCCTGAGTGCCCAGCGTGAGTACAGCCACTTATCGACGCCGGTGAATGAAGTGATGCTTGAGGTGAAGTGGTATCACTACTGA
- a CDS encoding chorismate mutase, which yields MAVTCTTLEQVRDNIDRLDQQIVTLLAERGRYVSQAARFKKDTDGVKAPQRVEQVIAKVRDLAQTVDANPEVTEQVYRAMIAAFIQQELAEHAVLTKAAEPHS from the coding sequence ATGGCCGTTACCTGCACCACCCTTGAACAAGTCCGCGACAACATCGACCGCCTCGACCAGCAAATCGTCACCCTGCTGGCCGAGCGCGGCCGCTACGTCTCCCAGGCCGCACGCTTCAAAAAAGACACCGATGGCGTCAAGGCCCCGCAGCGGGTGGAACAGGTGATCGCCAAGGTGCGGGACCTGGCGCAGACCGTGGACGCCAATCCCGAGGTGACCGAACAGGTCTATCGCGCGATGATCGCGGCGTTTATACAGCAGGAATTGGCGGAACATGCGGTCCTGACAAAAGCGGCAGAGCCGCACAGCTAA
- a CDS encoding EAL and GGDEF domain-containing protein, whose amino-acid sequence MSKVTPPTPLRAAHIAPGAPLHGTLKGALATLVLMLLALLFWQLLDQLQQNQKNQQQYTIDYSADLAEQISLNMALSAKIALNLLPMVEPPRDSEQQQVLMRTLQRSLPELRSIALLAPSGALISDSATDSQDSAWLEELVQRSHAQSYYLSNNNDGTLIYLLLHQPSGGSRMYWVLRLDPSYLVNLTRQDGQGQRPMWVIENRLNHRVVGRDSGMPTQWASALTPDELNKSVLVTPLSKSDWQLRGLFDRNAVLEQLLPAFIGKCLLGLAFSLVPVIVLLNMRRRQRQVHEGRRRYQDIFEGTGVALCVLDLSGLYTFFDKASVHTREQLHAWLRDHPEERRQLLKELRITEVNQVAVRLLNVTSCEQAWERLIDDCPRNATAIGYQVLEAVLTQQNQLELEIQLSDVAGNEQYLWLVMRLPEQQDDFKAVILSISDITSRKLIELSLVERESFWSDVVRTVPDHLYVQDVISQRMIFSNHHLGHTLGYNKAELQQMGEYFWEILLNPEDAEHYHDLRQQQRQAGYSTQLQCQLRFRHRNNQWRRFDIREQALARDKSAQVTRIIGVAKDITDQIEASESLRDSEQRYRMLAESISDVICSTDSQLALNYISPSVNAVLGYDVDWVFKNGWQSIIANPQQLAGIYSLVEQVSRALGDAEALTRLRDDVQTQLFLFDCLRADGRKVPIELRLVLVWDDHGAFEGILGVGRDISQQRRAEKDLRMAATVFEHSTSAILITDPAGYIVQANEAFSRVSGYEVADVLDQLPNMLTVDEQQEAHLRYVLKQLHQHSTWEGEVWLKRRNGEHYPAWVGITAVFDDEGDLASYVCFFSDISERKASEQRIHRLAYYDALTHLPNRTLFQDRLHTALQSAERQKSWVVLMFLDLDRFKPINDSLGHAAGDRMLKEMATRLLGCVAEDDTVARMGGDEFTLLLQPRVSREMALNRAIHVAEQILASLVKPFVLEGREFFVTASIGIALSPQDGNELSQLMKNADTAMYHAKERGKNNFQFYQADMNASALERLELESDLRHALDQNEFVLYYQPQFSGDGKRLTGAEALLRWRHPRRGLVPPGDFIPVLEELGLVVDVGDWVISEACRQLKTWHQNKVRVPKVSVNISARQFSDGQLGTRIATILKDTGLPPACLELELTESILMREVNEAMHILDSLKNLGLSIAVDDFGTGYSSLNYLKQFPIDVLKIDRTFVDGLPSGEQDAQIARAIIAMAHSLNLAVIAEGVETHEQLDFLREHGCDEVQGYLFGRPMPANRFEAQFSNDALFMFD is encoded by the coding sequence TTGTCCAAAGTCACGCCGCCCACTCCTCTGCGCGCCGCTCATATAGCGCCGGGAGCGCCCCTGCACGGCACCCTCAAAGGCGCTTTGGCGACGCTCGTCCTCATGCTGCTTGCGCTATTGTTCTGGCAACTGCTCGACCAACTGCAGCAAAACCAGAAAAACCAGCAGCAATACACCATCGACTACAGTGCCGACCTGGCTGAACAGATCAGCCTGAACATGGCCCTGAGCGCAAAGATCGCCCTGAACCTGCTGCCCATGGTCGAGCCGCCGCGTGACAGCGAACAGCAACAGGTGCTGATGCGCACCTTGCAGCGCTCGTTGCCGGAATTGCGCAGCATCGCCCTCCTCGCCCCCAGCGGTGCACTGATCAGCGACAGTGCCACGGATAGCCAGGACAGCGCCTGGCTGGAGGAACTGGTGCAACGCAGCCACGCCCAGTCCTACTATTTGAGCAACAACAACGACGGCACCCTCATCTATCTGTTGCTGCATCAGCCCAGCGGCGGCTCGAGGATGTACTGGGTCCTGCGCCTGGACCCCAGCTACCTGGTCAACCTGACCCGCCAGGACGGCCAAGGCCAGCGCCCCATGTGGGTCATCGAGAACCGCCTGAACCACCGCGTGGTCGGTCGCGACAGCGGCATGCCGACACAATGGGCCAGCGCCCTGACGCCGGATGAGTTGAATAAAAGCGTGCTGGTCACGCCCCTGAGCAAAAGCGACTGGCAATTGCGTGGCCTGTTCGACCGCAACGCGGTGCTGGAACAACTGCTGCCCGCGTTTATCGGCAAGTGCCTGCTGGGCCTGGCCTTCTCGCTGGTGCCGGTGATCGTGCTGCTGAACATGCGTCGTCGTCAGCGCCAGGTGCATGAGGGCCGGCGGCGCTACCAGGATATTTTCGAAGGCACCGGCGTGGCCCTGTGCGTGCTCGACTTGTCGGGCCTCTACACGTTTTTCGACAAGGCCAGCGTGCACACCCGCGAGCAGTTGCACGCCTGGCTGCGCGACCATCCCGAGGAGCGCCGGCAACTGCTCAAGGAGCTGCGTATCACCGAGGTCAACCAGGTCGCCGTGCGCCTGCTGAACGTGACCTCGTGCGAGCAAGCCTGGGAACGCCTGATTGACGACTGCCCGCGTAACGCCACGGCCATCGGTTACCAGGTGCTCGAAGCGGTCCTGACCCAGCAAAACCAGCTGGAGCTGGAGATCCAGCTCAGTGATGTCGCAGGCAATGAGCAATACCTGTGGCTGGTGATGCGCTTGCCGGAGCAGCAGGACGACTTCAAGGCGGTGATCCTCAGCATCAGTGATATCACCAGCCGAAAGCTGATCGAATTGTCGTTGGTGGAGCGTGAAAGCTTCTGGTCGGACGTGGTGCGCACCGTGCCGGATCACCTGTATGTGCAGGACGTGATCAGCCAGCGCATGATTTTCAGCAACCACCACTTGGGCCACACCCTCGGCTACAACAAAGCCGAATTGCAGCAAATGGGTGAGTACTTCTGGGAAATCCTGCTGAACCCCGAAGATGCCGAGCATTACCATGACTTGCGCCAACAGCAGCGCCAGGCCGGCTATTCAACGCAGTTGCAATGCCAACTGCGCTTCCGTCACCGCAATAACCAATGGCGGCGTTTCGATATACGTGAACAAGCCTTGGCGCGTGACAAATCCGCACAAGTCACGCGCATCATCGGCGTGGCCAAGGACATCACCGACCAGATCGAAGCCAGCGAATCCCTGCGTGACAGCGAACAGCGCTACCGCATGCTGGCTGAAAGCATCAGCGACGTGATCTGCTCCACCGACAGCCAATTGGCGCTCAACTACATCAGCCCCTCGGTCAATGCCGTACTGGGCTATGACGTGGACTGGGTGTTCAAGAACGGCTGGCAGTCGATCATCGCCAACCCGCAGCAACTGGCCGGCATCTATAGCCTGGTCGAACAGGTCAGCCGTGCCTTGGGCGACGCCGAGGCGCTGACCCGCTTGCGTGACGACGTGCAGACCCAACTGTTCCTGTTCGACTGCCTGCGCGCCGATGGGCGCAAAGTGCCCATCGAACTGCGCCTGGTGCTGGTGTGGGACGACCACGGTGCGTTCGAGGGCATCCTCGGCGTGGGCCGTGATATCAGCCAGCAACGCCGCGCCGAGAAAGACCTGCGCATGGCGGCCACGGTCTTCGAGCACTCCACGTCGGCGATCCTGATCACCGATCCGGCAGGCTACATCGTGCAAGCCAACGAGGCATTCAGCCGAGTCAGCGGTTATGAGGTGGCGGATGTGCTCGATCAACTGCCGAACATGCTCACCGTCGACGAACAACAGGAAGCGCACCTGCGCTACGTGCTCAAGCAACTGCACCAGCACAGCACCTGGGAAGGCGAGGTGTGGCTCAAGCGCCGTAATGGCGAGCATTACCCGGCCTGGGTGGGCATTACCGCCGTGTTCGACGATGAAGGCGACCTGGCCAGCTATGTGTGCTTCTTCAGCGATATCAGCGAGCGCAAGGCCAGCGAACAACGCATCCACCGCCTGGCGTACTACGACGCCCTGACCCACCTGCCCAACCGCACCCTGTTCCAGGACCGCCTGCACACCGCGCTGCAGTCGGCGGAACGGCAAAAGTCGTGGGTGGTGCTGATGTTCCTCGACCTCGACCGTTTCAAGCCGATCAACGACTCCCTGGGCCATGCCGCTGGCGACCGCATGCTCAAGGAAATGGCCACCCGCCTGCTTGGCTGCGTCGCCGAAGACGACACCGTGGCGCGCATGGGCGGCGACGAGTTCACCTTGCTCCTGCAACCGCGGGTCAGCCGCGAAATGGCACTGAACCGCGCCATCCATGTCGCCGAACAGATTCTCGCCAGCCTGGTGAAGCCGTTTGTGCTGGAGGGTCGCGAGTTCTTTGTGACCGCCAGCATCGGCATCGCCCTCAGCCCCCAGGACGGCAACGAGCTGAGCCAGCTGATGAAAAACGCCGACACCGCGATGTATCACGCCAAGGAACGTGGCAAGAACAACTTCCAGTTCTACCAGGCCGACATGAACGCCAGCGCCCTGGAACGCCTGGAGCTGGAAAGCGACCTGCGCCACGCCCTGGACCAAAACGAATTCGTGCTCTATTACCAGCCGCAGTTCAGCGGCGACGGCAAACGCCTGACCGGGGCCGAAGCCTTGCTGCGTTGGCGCCACCCGCGCCGTGGCCTGGTGCCGCCAGGGGACTTCATTCCGGTGCTCGAAGAGTTGGGCCTGGTAGTGGACGTGGGGGACTGGGTGATCAGCGAAGCCTGTCGCCAGCTCAAGACCTGGCACCAGAACAAGGTGCGCGTGCCGAAAGTCTCGGTGAACATCTCCGCGCGGCAGTTCTCCGACGGCCAACTGGGCACGCGCATCGCCACCATCCTCAAAGACACCGGCCTGCCGCCGGCGTGCCTGGAGCTGGAGCTGACCGAAAGTATCCTGATGCGCGAAGTCAACGAAGCCATGCACATCCTCGACAGCCTGAAAAACCTGGGGCTGAGCATTGCGGTGGACGACTTCGGCACCGGTTATTCGTCACTCAACTACCTCAAGCAATTCCCCATCGATGTGCTGAAAATCGACCGCACCTTCGTCGACGGCCTGCCGTCCGGCGAGCAGGATGCGCAAATCGCCCGGGCAATCATCGCCATGGCCCACAGCCTCAACCTGGCGGTAATCGCCGAGGGTGTGGAAACCCATGAGCAGCTGGACTTCCTGCGCGAGCACGGTTGCGACGAGGTGCAGGGTTATCTGTTCGGGCGGCCGATGCCGGCGAATCGGTTCGAGGCACAGTTCAGCAACGACGCGCTGTTCATGTTCGACTGA
- the gdhA gene encoding NADP-specific glutamate dehydrogenase has product MIESVESFLARLKKRDPDQPEFHQAVEEVLRSLWPFLEANPHYLASGILERICEPERAITFRVSWVDDHGKVQVNRGFRIQMNSAIGPYKGGLRFHPSVNLGVLKFLAFEQTFKNSLTSLPMGGGKGGSDFDPKGKSDAEVMRFCQAFMSELYRHIGADVDVPAGDIGVGAREIGFLFGQYKRLSNQFTSVLTGKGMTYGGSLIRPEATGFGCVYFAEEMLKRDGLRVEGKRVAVSGSGNVAQYAARKVMDLGGKVISLSDSEGTLYAESGLTEEQWLALLEVKNVQRGRISELAERFGLEFRKGKTPWELACDIALPCATQNELDAEAARTLLRNGCICVAEGANMPATLEAVDIFIEAGILFAPGKASNAGGVAVSGLEMSQNAMRLLWTAGEVDSKLHNIMQSIHHACVHYGEENGRVNYVKGANIAGFVKVADAMLAQGIV; this is encoded by the coding sequence ATGATCGAATCCGTCGAATCCTTCCTTGCCCGCCTCAAAAAACGCGACCCCGACCAGCCGGAATTCCACCAGGCGGTAGAAGAAGTCCTGCGCAGCCTGTGGCCGTTTCTCGAAGCCAATCCTCACTACCTGGCTTCGGGCATCCTGGAGCGCATCTGCGAGCCGGAGCGTGCGATTACCTTTCGGGTTTCGTGGGTGGATGATCACGGCAAGGTTCAGGTCAACCGCGGATTCCGCATCCAGATGAACAGCGCCATCGGCCCCTACAAGGGCGGTCTGCGCTTCCACCCGTCGGTAAACCTGGGCGTGCTGAAGTTCCTCGCCTTCGAGCAGACCTTCAAGAATTCCCTGACCTCGTTGCCCATGGGCGGCGGTAAAGGTGGCTCGGACTTCGACCCCAAGGGCAAGAGCGACGCTGAAGTCATGCGTTTCTGCCAGGCGTTCATGAGCGAGCTGTACCGCCATATCGGCGCGGACGTGGACGTTCCGGCTGGCGACATCGGTGTGGGCGCTCGCGAGATTGGTTTCCTGTTCGGCCAGTACAAACGCCTGAGCAACCAGTTCACCTCGGTGCTGACCGGCAAGGGCATGACCTACGGCGGCAGCCTGATCCGCCCTGAAGCCACCGGTTTCGGTTGTGTGTACTTTGCTGAAGAAATGCTCAAGCGCGACGGCCTGCGGGTTGAAGGCAAGCGCGTGGCGGTGTCCGGCTCTGGCAACGTGGCGCAATACGCGGCGCGCAAGGTCATGGACCTGGGCGGCAAGGTGATCTCCCTGTCCGACTCCGAAGGCACCCTGTACGCCGAAAGCGGTTTGACCGAGGAACAATGGTTGGCGCTGCTGGAAGTGAAAAACGTCCAGCGCGGTCGTATCAGTGAACTGGCCGAACGCTTTGGCCTGGAATTCCGCAAAGGCAAAACCCCTTGGGAGCTGGCCTGCGATATCGCGTTGCCTTGTGCCACCCAGAACGAACTCGACGCCGAAGCGGCCCGCACCCTGCTGCGCAACGGCTGCATCTGCGTGGCCGAAGGCGCCAATATGCCGGCGACGTTGGAGGCTGTGGATATCTTTATCGAGGCGGGCATCCTGTTCGCCCCTGGCAAGGCGTCCAATGCCGGTGGCGTCGCGGTGAGTGGCCTGGAAATGTCGCAGAATGCCATGCGCCTGCTATGGACCGCTGGCGAAGTGGACAGCAAGCTGCACAACATCATGCAGTCGATCCACCACGCCTGCGTGCATTACGGTGAGGAGAACGGCCGAGTCAACTACGTGAAGGGTGCAAACATCGCGGGCTTCGTGAAAGTTGCCGACGCGATGCTGGCGCAGGGCATCGTCTAG
- the ettA gene encoding energy-dependent translational throttle protein EttA, protein MAQYVFTMHRLGKVVPPKREILKNISLSFFPGAKIGVLGLNGSGKSTLLKIMAGVDTEFEGEARPMPDLNIGYLPQEPILDPTKTVREVVEEAVSVIKDAQARLDEVYAAYAEPDADFDKLAAEQAKLEAILQAGDGHNLERQLEVAADALRLPAWDAKVEHLSGGEKRRVALCRLLLSAPDMLLLDEPTNHLDADSVAWLEHFLHDFPGTVVAITHDRYFLDNVAGWILELDRGAGIPYEGNYSGWLEAKSDRLAAESKQQSAHEKAMKEELEWVRKGAKARQSKSKARLQRFEEMQSQEFQKRSETNEIYIPAGPRLGDKVIEFKNVSKGYGDRVLIDNLSFSMPKGAIVGVIGGNGAGKSTLFRMLMGKETPDSGTIEVGETVQLACVDQSREDLDGSKTVFQQISDGSDQIRIGNYEIPSRTYVGRFNFKGGDQQKFVKDLSGGERGRLHLALTLKEGGNVLLLDEPSNDLDVETLRSLEEALLDFPGAAIVISHDRWFLDRVATHILAYEDDSQAVFFEGNYTEYEADRKKRLGEAAAQPHRVRHKKLA, encoded by the coding sequence ATGGCTCAATACGTCTTCACCATGCATCGGCTGGGCAAAGTTGTCCCTCCGAAGCGGGAAATCCTGAAAAATATTTCGCTGTCCTTTTTCCCCGGCGCCAAGATCGGCGTGCTCGGCCTCAACGGTTCGGGTAAGTCCACCCTGTTGAAAATCATGGCTGGCGTCGACACCGAGTTCGAGGGCGAAGCCCGCCCGATGCCCGACCTGAACATCGGCTACCTGCCGCAAGAGCCGATCCTGGACCCGACCAAGACCGTGCGTGAAGTGGTTGAAGAAGCCGTCAGCGTGATCAAGGACGCCCAGGCTCGCCTGGACGAGGTCTACGCCGCCTACGCCGAACCGGATGCCGACTTCGACAAGCTGGCTGCCGAACAGGCCAAGCTCGAAGCCATCCTGCAGGCCGGCGACGGTCACAATTTGGAGCGCCAGCTGGAAGTCGCCGCCGATGCGCTGCGCCTGCCGGCGTGGGACGCCAAGGTCGAGCACCTGTCCGGCGGTGAAAAACGTCGCGTGGCCCTATGCCGCCTGCTGCTGTCGGCCCCCGACATGCTGCTGCTCGACGAACCGACCAACCACTTGGACGCCGATTCTGTCGCCTGGCTGGAACACTTCCTCCATGACTTCCCCGGCACCGTGGTTGCGATCACGCACGACCGGTACTTCCTGGACAACGTGGCCGGCTGGATCCTCGAGCTCGACCGTGGCGCCGGTATCCCTTACGAGGGCAACTATTCCGGTTGGCTGGAAGCCAAGTCCGACCGTCTGGCCGCCGAATCCAAGCAGCAATCGGCCCACGAAAAAGCCATGAAGGAAGAACTGGAGTGGGTGCGCAAAGGCGCCAAGGCCCGCCAGTCCAAATCCAAGGCCCGTCTGCAACGCTTCGAAGAAATGCAGTCGCAGGAATTCCAGAAGCGCAGCGAAACCAACGAGATCTACATCCCGGCCGGCCCGCGCCTGGGTGACAAGGTCATCGAATTCAAGAACGTTTCCAAAGGCTATGGCGACCGCGTGCTGATCGACAATCTGTCGTTCTCCATGCCAAAAGGCGCGATCGTCGGCGTTATTGGTGGTAACGGTGCGGGTAAATCCACGCTGTTCCGCATGCTGATGGGCAAGGAAACTCCGGATTCGGGCACCATCGAAGTCGGCGAAACCGTGCAACTGGCGTGTGTCGACCAGAGCCGTGAAGACCTGGATGGCAGCAAGACGGTGTTCCAGCAAATCTCCGATGGTTCCGACCAGATCCGCATCGGCAACTATGAAATTCCGTCGCGTACCTATGTTGGCCGTTTCAACTTCAAGGGCGGCGACCAGCAGAAGTTCGTCAAGGACCTGTCCGGTGGTGAGCGCGGTCGCTTGCACCTGGCCCTGACCTTGAAAGAGGGCGGCAACGTGCTGCTGCTCGACGAACCGTCCAACGACCTCGACGTTGAAACCCTGCGTTCCCTGGAAGAAGCCCTGCTGGACTTCCCAGGCGCCGCCATTGTGATCTCTCACGATCGGTGGTTCCTTGACCGCGTCGCGACCCACATCCTGGCGTACGAAGACGACTCGCAAGCAGTGTTCTTCGAAGGCAACTACACCGAGTACGAAGCGGACCGTAAAAAGCGTTTGGGTGAAGCTGCTGCCCAGCCGCACCGTGTACGGCACAAAAAACTGGCCTGA